A single genomic interval of Caldisalinibacter kiritimatiensis harbors:
- the rpmF gene encoding 50S ribosomal protein L32 gives MAVPKRKTSKARRDKRRRSNERMSNPTFVECPQCHEPKLPHRVCRACGYYKNKEVISVD, from the coding sequence ATGGCAGTACCTAAGCGTAAAACATCAAAAGCAAGAAGAGATAAAAGAAGAAGATCAAATGAAAGAATGTCAAATCCAACTTTTGTAGAATGTCCACAATGTCATGAGCCTAAGTTACCACATAGAGTATGTAGAGCATGTGGATATTATAAAAATAAGGAAGTAATTTCAGTTGATTAA
- the fapR gene encoding transcription factor FapR, whose product MAGKRIPKKERQRLLKEKLKEDPFLTDEELTEMFNVSIQTIRLDRLELGIPELRQRIKKVAEKNYTKVRSIGGTEIVGELVDLSLGKNGISILETNTDMAFEKTNIIRGHHIFSQAETLAMAVIDADVALTGVANIKYKKPVYAGQKLIAKAQVTRVRSNKYFVHVFTYVGQEQVFRGKFILVSVDQEL is encoded by the coding sequence ATGGCTGGTAAGAGAATACCAAAAAAAGAGAGACAGAGATTGTTGAAGGAAAAACTAAAAGAAGACCCGTTTTTAACAGATGAAGAATTAACAGAAATGTTTAATGTTAGTATACAAACGATAAGACTAGATAGATTGGAATTAGGTATACCAGAATTAAGACAGAGAATAAAAAAGGTTGCAGAAAAGAACTATACAAAGGTTAGAAGTATCGGAGGAACGGAAATAGTAGGAGAACTAGTAGATTTATCATTAGGAAAAAACGGTATATCTATATTAGAAACAAACACTGATATGGCATTTGAAAAGACAAATATTATTAGAGGACATCACATTTTTTCACAGGCTGAAACATTAGCTATGGCTGTGATAGATGCTGATGTAGCCCTTACAGGGGTAGCAAATATTAAATATAAAAAGCCTGTATATGCAGGACAAAAGCTGATAGCTAAGGCACAAGTTACACGAGTGAGAAGTAATAAATATTTTGTACATGTATTTACTTACGTTGGACAAGAGCAGGTTTTCAGAGGTAAGTTCATACTTGTTTCAGTTGACCAAGAATTATAG
- a CDS encoding YceD family protein, producing the protein MDINELLQGVEIHQEIDEKLTIDNISVNGRDLEILEPIEIKADIYNTDDGIFLSGKLIYIYSENCARCLKEFKNKVETKISAKIVGKNEDIDEYEVIIYHSEGKFNLEDIVITFVNLSLPMRVLCKDDCKGLCPKCGKNLNEGECNCEVDNVDPRLEKLKELFD; encoded by the coding sequence GTGGATATTAATGAACTTTTGCAAGGTGTAGAAATACACCAGGAAATTGATGAAAAGCTTACTATTGATAACATATCAGTTAATGGCAGAGATCTTGAAATATTAGAACCTATAGAAATAAAAGCTGACATATACAATACAGATGATGGTATATTTTTAAGTGGTAAATTAATTTACATTTATAGCGAAAATTGTGCCAGATGCTTAAAAGAATTTAAAAATAAAGTAGAAACTAAAATATCTGCGAAAATAGTGGGTAAAAATGAAGATATTGACGAATATGAAGTGATTATTTATCATAGTGAAGGCAAATTTAATTTAGAGGACATTGTTATTACATTTGTGAATCTTTCTCTGCCAATGAGGGTATTGTGTAAAGATGATTGTAAGGGCTTATGTCCGAAATGTGGTAAAAACCTTAATGAAGGCGAATGTAATTGTGAAGTAGATAATGTTGACCCACGTCTAGAAAAGCTTAAAGAGTTATTTGACTGA
- a CDS encoding acetate/propionate family kinase, translating to NCGSSSLKYQLIDMTNEEVLAKGLAERIGIEGSRVKHTAKDKEKVVIEKPMSDHKVALEIVLDALVDSNHGAIGSMDEINAVGHRVVHGGEKFARSVVIDDEVMKAIEECAELAPLHNPPNIMGIEACKELMPEVPMVAVFDTAFHQTMPESSYIYPLPYELYEKHGIRKYGFHGTSHKYVANRAVEILGDKMEDVNIVTCHLGNGASLAAVKQGKSIDTSMGFTPLEGLAMGTRSGDIDPAIVPFIMEKEDLSLEEVNNLLNKKSGVLGISGVSSDFRDIEEAAEEGKERAKLALDKFNSRVKKYVGAYSALMGGLDVLVFTAGLGENSPETREAICEGLEFMGIKIDKEKNNVRGKETIVSTEDSKVKVLVVPTNEELMIARDTMELVK from the coding sequence TAACTGTGGAAGTTCTTCATTAAAATATCAATTAATTGATATGACTAATGAAGAAGTATTAGCAAAAGGATTAGCTGAGAGAATTGGAATTGAAGGTTCAAGAGTTAAACATACTGCTAAGGATAAAGAAAAAGTAGTTATTGAAAAGCCAATGTCTGACCACAAAGTAGCATTAGAAATTGTATTAGATGCTCTAGTGGATTCTAACCATGGTGCAATAGGTTCAATGGATGAGATTAATGCTGTGGGACACAGGGTTGTTCACGGTGGAGAAAAGTTTGCACGTTCTGTAGTAATTGATGATGAAGTAATGAAGGCTATTGAGGAATGTGCAGAATTAGCACCATTACATAATCCGCCTAACATTATGGGGATTGAAGCGTGCAAAGAATTAATGCCAGAAGTACCAATGGTGGCAGTTTTTGATACTGCATTCCATCAAACTATGCCAGAGTCTTCATATATATATCCATTACCTTATGAATTATATGAAAAGCATGGAATAAGAAAGTATGGATTCCATGGAACATCTCATAAATATGTAGCAAATAGAGCTGTTGAAATTTTAGGAGATAAAATGGAAGATGTCAATATTGTTACTTGTCACTTAGGTAATGGAGCTAGTTTAGCGGCAGTGAAACAAGGAAAATCTATAGATACTAGTATGGGCTTTACACCATTAGAAGGTTTAGCGATGGGAACTAGAAGTGGAGATATAGATCCAGCTATTGTTCCATTTATTATGGAGAAGGAAGATTTAAGTTTAGAAGAAGTAAATAACTTACTTAATAAAAAGTCAGGTGTTTTAGGAATTTCTGGAGTTAGTAGTGACTTTAGAGATATTGAAGAAGCAGCAGAAGAAGGAAAAGAAAGAGCAAAATTAGCTTTAGATAAGTTTAACAGTAGAGTTAAGAAATATGTAGGTGCTTACTCAGCATTAATGGGTGGACTAGATGTTTTAGTATTTACAGCAGGACTAGGTGAAAACTCACCAGAAACAAGAGAAGCTATCTGTGAAGGATTAGAATTTATGGGTATAAAAATAGATAAAGAGAAGAATAATGTAAGAGGTAAAGAAACAATAGTTAGTACAGAAGACTCTAAAGTTAAAGTGTTGGTAGTACCTACAAATGAAGAGCTTATGATAGCTAGAGATACTATGGAGCTAGTTAAGTAG
- the plsX gene encoding phosphate acyltransferase PlsX, whose amino-acid sequence MKIVVDAMGGDHAPEVTVKGSVDAVKEYGVNVVLVGKEEMIKKELEKYQLDSNKIEIVHAEEVIENEDKPVRAIRRKKDSSMVKGLKLVKEKKADAFISAGNTGALLSGGLFVVGRIKGIERAALAPVYPTSNGISLLLDAGANADCKPKYLHQFAIMGSVYAEKVLGIKRPKVGLINIGTEEGKGNELTKETYKLLKESDLNFYGNIEARELPKGKADVLVCDGFVGNTVLKLTEGLAMEIFSLLKKEITKSFFTKLGALMLKSGLKGFKKRLDYTEYGGAPLLGVKGAVIKAHGSSDAKAIKNAIRQAKVFVENEVLEKIEEDINRLGGKHGKEERG is encoded by the coding sequence ATGAAGATTGTTGTGGATGCTATGGGGGGAGATCATGCTCCTGAAGTTACTGTTAAAGGAAGTGTTGATGCAGTAAAAGAGTATGGAGTTAATGTTGTTTTAGTTGGAAAAGAAGAAATGATAAAAAAGGAGTTAGAAAAATATCAACTTGATAGCAATAAAATAGAAATAGTTCATGCAGAGGAAGTAATAGAAAATGAAGATAAACCTGTTAGAGCAATAAGAAGAAAGAAAGACTCTTCAATGGTCAAAGGGTTAAAATTAGTAAAGGAAAAAAAAGCGGATGCTTTTATTTCAGCTGGCAATACTGGAGCATTGTTAAGCGGAGGTTTGTTTGTGGTCGGTAGAATAAAAGGGATAGAAAGAGCTGCATTAGCTCCAGTGTACCCAACTTCCAATGGTATATCTTTATTATTAGATGCAGGAGCAAATGCAGACTGCAAGCCGAAATATTTACATCAATTTGCAATTATGGGTTCAGTTTATGCTGAGAAGGTATTAGGTATTAAACGACCAAAGGTTGGATTAATAAATATAGGAACTGAAGAAGGAAAAGGTAATGAATTAACAAAAGAAACATATAAACTATTAAAAGAATCAGATTTAAATTTTTATGGGAACATAGAAGCTAGAGAACTTCCAAAAGGTAAAGCTGATGTATTAGTTTGTGATGGATTCGTAGGTAACACTGTTTTAAAGCTTACTGAAGGGTTAGCTATGGAAATTTTCTCATTATTAAAAAAAGAAATTACCAAGTCATTTTTTACTAAATTAGGAGCTTTAATGCTTAAATCAGGTTTAAAAGGATTTAAAAAGCGTTTAGATTATACAGAGTATGGTGGCGCTCCATTATTAGGTGTAAAAGGAGCAGTAATAAAAGCACATGGTAGTTCGGATGCAAAAGCTATAAAAAATGCTATAAGACAAGCTAAAGTTTTTGTAGAAAATGAAGTCTTAGAAAAGATTGAAGAAGATATAAACAGATTAGGAGGTAAACATGGTAAGGAAGAACGAGGATAA